The genome window GACGGGAGTGCACGGCACCTCGAGGTCGATGCGCAGCCCACCGCCTTCGCCGTGCGAGAAGGCGACCTTTCCTCCCACCTGGGTGATGCGCTCGCGCATGCCGAGGAGTCCCCAGCGCCCCGAGGTGTTCGGGCTCTCCAGCAGCGCCTGGTCGAGGCCGCGCCCGTCGTCCTCGAGGTGCGCCGTCACTCCGGAGGCCGCGAAGGCGACGCTCGCGCGGACCTCCTTCGCGCCGGAGTGGCGCACCACGTTCGTCATCGCCTCCTGGAAGACGCGATAGACGGCGACCTCGACGGCGCGCGGCAGCGCCGTGTCCTCGGCGCCCTGCACCTCGAACTCGAAGCCGACCCCCGCATCCTCGAGCAGGTTGTGACCCGTGGCCCGGATGGCCTCGACCAGGCCGAGGTCGTCCAGCACCGCCGGCCGCAGACGCCGGATCAGGCGGTCGGTGTGGTCGAGCACCTGCTCGACGAGCGACTTGGCGCGCTCGAGCCGGGCCTCTTGCGCGGCGGGGTCGCTCGCCGCGGGGAAGGTCTCGAGCAGCACGCGAAGCGCGCTCAGCACCTGACCGGTCTCGTCGTGAATCTCGCGGGCGATGCGCCGCCGCTCCTCGTCCTCGGCCTCGAAGAGGTGCTGCAACAGCCGGTTCTTCGCCGCGTGCTCCTCGCGCAGCCGCTGGTCGAGGAGCTCGCGCACGAGCACGAAGCGCACCTGCGCGGTGACCACGTCCAGGGCCGTCTTCAGATACGGCCCCATGAGGGCCCCTTCGGCGGTGACCCCGATCCAGAGCTGCGCCTCGGAGACCCCCTCGAGCCGCAGCTTCCGCACGAAGAACTCGCTGCACCCTCTGAGCTCTCCGAGCAGGATCCCCTGCTCGGCCAGGAATTCCGGCGTAACGGAGGCCTCGCGCTCGCCGAGGGCCAGCAGGCGCTCGGACGGCGCGCTCTCGCACCTCACGCCCACGCACTGCACGCACACGCCGTCGCCGCTGCCCGTACGGTAGAGGAGCATCGCGGCCCGGATGGGCTCGACCTGCGTGAGCTGGCGGATCGCGTCGGCGAGGGCTCCGGAGGAGAGCCCACGAGGCTCGGGGGCGAATTCGCCCGAATCGCTCGCGTCGCGCGCGTCGACTCGAGGAGCGCCTGCCGCACCGGAGGCGCGGGTGGAGAGCTCGTGCGCCGAAGACAAAGATTCGGCGAGCCGCGCGATCTCTTCGTCCACCGGACCTCTCGACGGTGCCCACTCCGCCATGCCGGCCAGCTCCGGCTCGCGGGCCATGGCCACGAGGCGACTGATCGGCCGCAAGATGCGGCGGTGGAGCAAGAGAAACGCCCCGGCGAAGATCCCCAGGATCGCCGCCACGAGCCCCACCGTGCCGAAGACCAGGTCGCGCAGCGGAGCGTAGAGCTCGTCGCGCCGCTCGCGCACCGTCACGCTCCAGCTCGTGCCCGCCACGGGGGCCACGGCGGTGATCTCCGCCGAGCGGGTCAGGTCCCCGGGTCGCTCCCCCCCTTCGTGACAGGAGTGGCAGGGCATGGCCTTGGCCTGTCCCATGCGGACGGCGTCGGAGAAGTAGGTGCCGTGCACCACGGACTCGAAGCGCTCCTTCTCGCGGGTGGAGTAGAGCGCCACCCCGCGCCCATCCAGGAGCTGGACTCGCGCGGAGCCCCCCGTCCCGACGTGGCCGAAGAGGTCGAAGAGGTCGCTGAAGGCCTTCTCCTGCAGGTTCAGGTGCGCCATCGCGGCGCGCCACCCCCCTTCCGTGCGCACGACGACCAGCGTCACCATCGGTCGCCCGTCGGAGGTGCGCCAGAGGTCGGTCGCCTCGACCTGACCTGCGGCCTCGGCGTGGCGCAGGGCCGGGAGGAGCACCTCCGAGGGAGGCAGCTCTCCGTCGGTCGCGGCGCTGACCCCCCGACTCCGGTCTAGCAGCGCGATGGCGCTGATCTGCGGGCTCGTCGCGCGGAGCTGAGCCAAACTCGCGGCCGTGCTGGCCGCGGACGCGTCGGCCTCCTTGGCGAGCAGCGCGGAGAGCGCGTCCCCGGCGCGACGCACGAAGCCGGAGACGAACCGCGCGGCCCCCACGGCCTCCGCCTCGCGCGAGTGCATCGCATAATCGGTCGCGCGACGAAAGGCCAGCACCTCGAAGGCCACCGCCCCCGCCACGGCGAGGGCCATCGCCACGACGAAGTAGGTCAGGAAGCGCCGGACGATCATTTCACGGCGCCGACCTGCTTCGCGCGTCGCGTGTACTCCATCGTGTCGTCCTCATGGCAGGCCGTCTTGCACTGACCACCGTCCTTGCTGGCCGTGAAAGACTGCTTGGAGGCGGCGCCCTCTTTCTCGTCCTTCGCGCGCCGGAAGGAGACCAGGCCGACCGTGGCGTCGCTGCCGTGGGCCTCGTGACAGCGCTTGCACCAGTAGGCCTCCTTGCCGAGCTCTCCCGCGTGCGAGACGTGCAGGTCGTCGTCTCCGTCGGAGAAGCTGCTGACGAGCTTCTCGGGCCGCCCCTTCAGCAGCGCCGCGAGCTTGCGGTGGCACGAGAGGCAGCCGTTCGCCGACGGCGCGGACGCGGTCTTATAGAGGTGCGTCGGAGACATGACCTGGTGGCAGTCACCGCACCGCCCTTCGCCCACCGCCTTGTGCGCGCTCGCGTAGGTCGTCTCCGCGGTGTCGTGGCACTTGGCGCAGATCTCGCGCACGGGCTTGTCGGCGTAGGCGTAGTGCCGCCCCTTCTGCGCTTCGTGGCAGTCGGTGCACTTGTGGTCGTCACCGCCGTGGGAGTTGGCGGCCTTCGCGTCCAGGTGGCACTTCGTGCAGCGCGCCTCTTCAGTGGCCGAGAAGGCCACGGCCTTGCCGCGGCGATGCTTCCCGTCGTGACAGGCGTGGCAGTCGGCGGCCGCGAAGAGGGGATTCTCCTTCTTGCCCTGCTTGCCCTCCTTGCCCTCCTTGCGCGGCGCCGGGTGCGCGATGGCCCGGGAGTGGCACTCGATGCAGTTGAGCCCCACGTCCAGGTGTCGCTTGTGCGCGACGGCCACCGTCTTCTTCTCCTTGATCCGCGCCGCGCGCCGATGACAGCGCTTGCAGTTCTCCTCGACGAGGGCCTTGTGATGGTCGCCCATGTGCGCCTTGATGTCGGCGGTGGACTTGGCGCGGAAGTGCGAGAAGAGCTGCCGCAAGCCGCTGGCCTTCGCCGCGGCCCAGCCGGAGAGCCCCGGCCGCGCGTGGCAGTCCACGCACTTGGTCTTCTGGTGCACGGAGCGCTCCCACGAGGCGAAGTTCGGGCTCATCTCGTGGCACGCGCGACAGAAGCGCGGCATCTCGGTGCGGTGGTAGATGTCCATCCCGGAGGCCACGGTGGCGATGAGCGCGATGGCCACGACGATGCCAAAGGCCCAGATGTAGCGCCGGGCCAGATGCACGGAGACGAGGAGCCTCGTGCGGAAGCCAGGCCTTCCTTCCAGCAGGGCGCGGTCGTCGTTACTGGCGAATCGATGCAGAAGCCGATCCAGACGCTTCATCGTGCAAGGTCCTCTGACGGATGTTGCCTCCCTCCCCGCTCGCTCCTGGGCCCTTCCTCGTAGTGCCGCGCCTCGGGTGCGCGTGCCGCCCGCCTACCTTCGGCCTGCAAGTTCCTTGCCCTTCTCCTCCTCGACCGGCGCGTCCAGGTTCTGCTTCAGACCGGCCACCACCTCGCCCGCCGGGGGGTTGCCCGCAGCCGCGGCCTCGGCCGACTCGCTCGCCTCACTCGGGAGCGCGGCCACGCGAAAGAGGCCCGCCTTCTCGAGGAGCGCCGCCACGCCCAGCACCAGGGCGATCGCCAGCACGATGATCCCAGGGGCGAAAACCAGCACGCTCAGCATCAGCTTGCCAAAATACGCGAAGTCCATGACATCCTCCTACTTTCTGTGGCGGCTGGGAGCCGCGTTTCGTTCGTCCTTACACCCTCCATTTTGCCGATCCGCGGCGTCCGCACCATTGAGTCCAGACATCATTGAACGCCGCCCCGGCGCACCACTTCGGCCGCGTCGCGCGCGCCATCGTCTCGTGGTGCGTTCGCACCATGAGACGAGGTGGGCCACAGTGTTCTAGGGGGTGTCCCTAGCGCGGCGTCGCGCCAATTCGCGCCACGTAAAGAGACCCGGCCCCCTCGAGGCGTGTCAGATCCGCCCCGAGGGTGGCGAGGCTCCCGGCGTCGAAGCGCTCGTCCACCTCCACGGCGCCGCCCAGGGCTCTGGCCGCGGCGCGCGCGAAGGGCGGTTCCCCCGCCGGGTCGATCCGGGCGGAGGCCCCCGGCCGACCGGCCCACGCGCCGAGAAAGAGCCCTCCCCGCTCCGCGTCGCGCCGGGCGAAGAGCACCACCTCGCCACCGGCGCCGGCCTGCTCCGCCGCCGCGCGGTGGAGCCTCTCGAGGAGCGCGTGGAGAATCGGGGCGGGACCGCGCGCCGACAGCCCGGGCTCGACGGCCACGTGCCACCCTCGGTCGCGCAGCTCGCGTTCGAGGTCGTGGAGCACGAGGTGGGTCTCGGAGGCCACATCGAGCGCCTCGTGCCCGTCGAGACCCTGCACCGTGTCGGCGAGCTGCCGAGCTAGACGCCGCGCCGCCACCATCCGTGGATCGATCGAGGAGAAACCGCGCCAGACGCCTCCTCCGGTCCGCAGAGGACGCAGCACGGCCCAGGCGTAGAGGTCCCAGGCGGGCCGCCCCGGCTCGACGATGCCCGAAGCGCTCGCCAGCTCCTCCTCCGGCGCCGCCGACGGCGTCGCCTCGGCAGCCGGCCACAGCTCGAGGAGCGCCACCCCTTCGTCGGCCGGCGTCGAGAGCAAGAGCACCACGGGCTCCCCTCGCTCCGCGGCGTCGAAGGCCCAGCCCTCTTCGAGCGCCCGCGCGTGGAGCTCGGGACGGGCGAGGAGGAGCTCCTGCCGTCGGACCCCGACGAGACGCCCCGGGTGCCTCGGATCGGCGAGCGCCTCCTCGGCGCGACGGTTCGCCGCGAGCACCGTGCCTGCCGCGTCGCAGACCAGCGCCACCCCGGGGCTCTGCTCGAGGACGCGCGAGAGCGCCGCCGCCGCGGCCGAGACGGCCCGCCGGCGATCCAGATCGGCGGTCAGCGCGTGCAGCGATCGCGCGAGGTCGTCGAGCTCGTCCACCCGACGCGCCCCGGTGGCCGCGCCTCGCGCTCCGGCGCGCAGATCTTCGACGAGCCGATGCAGCGCCCTCACGCGCGTCACGACGACGCGCCGCACGCTCACGAAGAGCACCACCACCAGCACGAGCGAGAGCCCCGCCGCCAGCAGGACCGCGAAGGTCACCTCGTCGCGGATGCCGCCCGTCAGCTCTTCCTCGTCGAGGTCGATGCGCAGCACCCCGAGAGTCGTCACCTTGGGATCCTTGTGACAGCGCCGGCAAGCCTTCTCGGCCTCGACGGAGTGCAGCGACCGGACGGTCCGCCGCCCGTCGTCCACCATCGTGAGACCCGCGCGGTGCGCCGTGGTGGTCCCGTCGGACTCCCCGTG of Deltaproteobacteria bacterium contains these proteins:
- a CDS encoding NapC/NirT family cytochrome c, translating into MKRLDRLLHRFASNDDRALLEGRPGFRTRLLVSVHLARRYIWAFGIVVAIALIATVASGMDIYHRTEMPRFCRACHEMSPNFASWERSVHQKTKCVDCHARPGLSGWAAAKASGLRQLFSHFRAKSTADIKAHMGDHHKALVEENCKRCHRRAARIKEKKTVAVAHKRHLDVGLNCIECHSRAIAHPAPRKEGKEGKQGKKENPLFAAADCHACHDGKHRRGKAVAFSATEEARCTKCHLDAKAANSHGGDDHKCTDCHEAQKGRHYAYADKPVREICAKCHDTAETTYASAHKAVGEGRCGDCHQVMSPTHLYKTASAPSANGCLSCHRKLAALLKGRPEKLVSSFSDGDDDLHVSHAGELGKEAYWCKRCHEAHGSDATVGLVSFRRAKDEKEGAASKQSFTASKDGGQCKTACHEDDTMEYTRRAKQVGAVK